One region of Exiguobacterium acetylicum genomic DNA includes:
- a CDS encoding SDR family oxidoreductase: MREEQFEAMHQEARGQTQERQPGIEYVMKPEPIYDDPDYVGSGKLKGKVALITGGDSGIGRAVAVAFAKEGANVAIVYLNEGKDAEKTVATIESYGVKALKIAKDISRPEHAQPIIDTVIAEFGQLNILVNNAGKQFPQDDFLAITPDQLRETFETNVFSIVYLTQAALPHLKKEDTIINTSSVTAYAGAPTLIDYSATKGAIATLTRSLASSLIKQGIRVNAVAPGPIWTPLIPATFTKEKVEAHGENTLMKRRGQPSENAAAYVYLASRDSSYVTGQTIHINGGDYITS; the protein is encoded by the coding sequence ATGAGAGAAGAGCAGTTCGAAGCGATGCATCAAGAAGCACGAGGGCAGACGCAGGAGCGACAGCCGGGAATCGAGTACGTCATGAAACCGGAGCCGATCTACGATGATCCAGATTATGTCGGTTCAGGTAAGTTAAAAGGGAAAGTCGCTTTGATTACCGGTGGGGATAGTGGAATCGGGCGTGCTGTTGCCGTCGCTTTCGCAAAAGAAGGAGCGAATGTCGCGATCGTATACTTAAATGAGGGGAAAGACGCTGAAAAAACGGTGGCAACCATCGAATCATACGGCGTCAAAGCATTAAAGATCGCGAAAGATATTAGTCGACCGGAACACGCACAACCAATCATCGATACTGTCATCGCAGAGTTTGGACAATTGAACATTCTCGTTAACAATGCAGGGAAACAATTCCCGCAAGATGACTTTCTAGCCATCACACCAGATCAACTCCGAGAAACGTTCGAGACGAATGTATTCTCGATTGTCTATCTGACGCAAGCAGCGTTACCTCATTTGAAAAAAGAAGACACGATTATCAATACCTCGTCCGTGACAGCATATGCCGGTGCACCAACGTTGATCGATTATTCGGCGACAAAGGGAGCGATTGCGACACTGACGCGTTCGCTTGCATCAAGCTTGATCAAACAAGGGATTCGGGTCAATGCCGTCGCACCAGGTCCGATTTGGACGCCGCTCATTCCAGCGACGTTCACGAAGGAAAAAGTGGAGGCACACGGGGAAAACACGTTAATGAAACGCCGGGGACAACCGTCAGAAAATGCAGCGGCTTATGTCTATCTCGCCTCCCGCGATTCAAGTTACGTCACGGGTCAGACGATTCATATCAACGGCGGCGATTACATCACGTCTTAA
- a CDS encoding GntR family transcriptional regulator — MQFDQRSPVYLQVVRWFKQRIATEELQSGQDIPSRREIAAQLGINPNTAQKAYKEMEEQQLITTERNVPSKITRDPQVVQKVRAEMLEEAVSEFIDAVKAIQIPLDEVVSKIETVYQETERRKIDA, encoded by the coding sequence ATGCAGTTCGACCAAAGAAGCCCGGTGTACCTGCAGGTCGTCCGTTGGTTCAAACAACGAATCGCGACCGAGGAATTGCAAAGCGGGCAAGATATCCCGTCCCGCCGCGAAATCGCCGCACAGCTCGGAATTAATCCGAATACCGCACAAAAAGCATATAAAGAGATGGAGGAGCAGCAATTGATTACGACAGAACGGAATGTCCCGAGTAAGATTACACGCGATCCACAAGTTGTCCAAAAAGTACGTGCCGAGATGCTTGAAGAAGCCGTCTCTGAATTCATCGATGCCGTCAAAGCGATTCAAATCCCACTCGATGAGGTCGTCTCAAAAATCGAGACGGTGTATCAGGAAACGGAACGGAGGAAGATCGATGCTTGA
- a CDS encoding ATP-binding cassette domain-containing protein: MLEVHGLQKKYGKKPVLQGVSFSVPMDQLTCLIGLNGEGKSTILKAIAGLVPVNAGTVLVDGEVNRNKIAFVPDIQTMPGYMTVGDALTYMADYYSDWNQATADELMRIFQLLSTDKITDLSKGNQAKVSLILGFALDRPYLLLDEPFAGIDLFTKEQIAGLFSSQFMEGRGILMTTHEIQEIEHLIDRVVFLQDGRIIDEHETEEMRELYGKSVQDRMREVYQR, from the coding sequence ATGCTTGAAGTCCATGGCTTACAAAAGAAATACGGAAAAAAACCGGTTCTTCAAGGTGTTTCGTTCTCGGTCCCGATGGATCAACTGACGTGCCTGATCGGTTTGAACGGTGAGGGGAAATCGACGATCCTGAAGGCAATCGCAGGTCTCGTCCCAGTCAACGCGGGAACGGTTCTCGTCGATGGCGAGGTCAATCGAAACAAGATCGCCTTCGTTCCGGATATCCAGACGATGCCCGGCTACATGACGGTCGGTGATGCGCTGACGTATATGGCGGATTATTACTCCGACTGGAACCAAGCGACAGCGGATGAACTGATGCGGATCTTCCAGCTGTTATCGACAGATAAGATTACGGACTTATCAAAAGGAAACCAGGCGAAGGTCAGTTTGATTCTTGGTTTTGCGCTCGATCGTCCGTACTTACTACTCGACGAACCATTCGCTGGGATCGATCTGTTTACGAAGGAACAGATTGCAGGATTATTCTCGAGTCAATTCATGGAAGGACGCGGTATCCTGATGACAACACACGAAATTCAGGAAATCGAGCATTTGATTGACCGAGTCGTCTTCTTACAGGATGGTCGAATCATCGATGAACATGAGACGGAAGAGATGCGAGAACTGTACGGGAAATCGGTTCAGGACCGGATGCGGGAGGTCTATCAGCGATGA
- a CDS encoding DoxX family membrane protein gives MKALHITGLGLLTIIRLWLGIQWFIAGIGKYINGFDAKPFLEGALAKSTGEDALVSSWYATWIEQLALPNVGLINALIPFAELVVGILLIISLLTVPALVVGSIMNLNYLLAGTIALNPVFLAASIALLAAGRFAYQIGIDHWIIRWYRSSQQPHPLDRIPV, from the coding sequence GTGAAAGCATTACACATCACCGGACTCGGTCTGTTGACGATCATCCGACTCTGGCTCGGAATCCAGTGGTTCATCGCTGGAATCGGTAAGTACATTAATGGCTTTGATGCAAAACCGTTTCTCGAAGGAGCGCTCGCGAAGTCAACGGGCGAAGACGCACTTGTCAGTTCCTGGTACGCGACGTGGATTGAGCAACTCGCCTTACCGAACGTCGGGCTGATCAACGCCTTGATTCCGTTCGCGGAACTCGTCGTCGGGATCCTGTTGATTATTAGTCTGTTGACGGTTCCTGCACTGGTCGTCGGAAGCATCATGAATCTCAATTACTTACTCGCTGGGACGATTGCCTTGAACCCCGTGTTCTTAGCAGCGTCAATTGCCTTACTGGCTGCAGGACGCTTTGCGTATCAAATCGGCATCGATCACTGGATCATCCGCTGGTATCGTTCGTCGCAACAACCGCATCCCCTGGACCGGATTCCGGTCTAA
- a CDS encoding MFS transporter — protein MSPTTRLSRRDWLLIATLSLLTFVLGTSEFVIVGILAEISSALDITIATAGTLVSAFAISFAIGTPIVMSLTGHLERRRLILRLLLAWVLLNLASSFAPSYEVLLATRILTAILTGVLISLAMVVASDGVPVAKRGVAVSFIFGGFTLANVLGVPIGTFIGQHAGFEATFWLTTVMGMIAFLAVWKIVPVQQSTGSGSIKEQLGLLANPRILIAFFIPSFGFGATYVVYTYLVPILQTELGIAKTWISPILLAYGVVSIFSNILAGKIASKNPMGRLRFVFVVQAIVLAVLYFTTASLPLGLFNIALMSLMSILLTTSTQIYLIDLAEKFNPEAKGLAASLMPVASNVGIAFGSALGGIVYANGPMMNTALVGGLVALVAALLTAISHRLDQRS, from the coding sequence ATGTCACCTACTACTCGTTTAAGTCGACGCGATTGGCTCTTGATCGCCACGTTGTCGCTCCTGACGTTCGTACTCGGAACAAGCGAATTCGTCATCGTCGGGATCCTCGCTGAAATCTCCTCAGCCCTTGATATCACGATCGCAACAGCTGGTACGCTCGTTTCAGCCTTTGCCATCTCCTTTGCAATCGGTACACCGATCGTCATGTCGCTGACCGGTCACCTGGAACGGCGTCGTCTGATCCTACGTCTCTTACTCGCCTGGGTCTTATTGAATCTTGCCAGTAGTTTTGCTCCAAGTTACGAAGTATTGCTCGCTACCCGCATTCTGACAGCGATCCTGACCGGTGTCTTGATCTCGCTAGCAATGGTCGTCGCCAGTGACGGTGTACCTGTCGCGAAGCGCGGTGTCGCCGTCTCGTTCATTTTCGGTGGTTTTACACTTGCGAACGTCCTCGGTGTCCCGATCGGAACATTCATCGGTCAACACGCTGGCTTCGAAGCTACGTTCTGGCTAACGACAGTCATGGGAATGATTGCGTTCCTCGCAGTATGGAAGATCGTTCCGGTCCAGCAATCGACGGGTTCTGGTTCAATTAAGGAACAGCTTGGATTGCTCGCCAACCCACGGATCCTGATCGCCTTCTTTATTCCGTCATTTGGATTCGGGGCAACCTACGTCGTCTACACGTACCTTGTACCGATCCTGCAAACGGAACTCGGGATTGCGAAGACGTGGATCAGTCCGATCTTGCTCGCTTACGGCGTCGTCTCGATCTTTAGTAACATCCTTGCCGGTAAAATCGCCAGTAAAAATCCGATGGGACGCTTACGGTTCGTCTTCGTCGTACAAGCAATCGTCCTTGCTGTGTTATACTTCACGACAGCATCCCTTCCGCTTGGTCTGTTCAACATCGCCTTGATGTCGTTGATGTCGATTTTACTGACGACTTCGACACAAATTTACTTGATTGACCTCGCTGAAAAGTTCAATCCGGAAGCAAAAGGACTCGCTGCTTCATTGATGCCGGTTGCGAGTAACGTCGGGATTGCTTTTGGTTCGGCACTCGGTGGCATCGTCTATGCGAACGGTCCGATGATGAATACGGCACTCGTCGGTGGACTAGTCGCGCTCGTTGCTGCTTTATTAACTGCAATCAGTCATCGCCTCGATCAACGGTCATGA
- a CDS encoding OsmC family protein → MQATVTWNKQMGFSGQTESGHHLAMDAAPENGGENQAPRPTELLLHAVAGCTGIDIVSILEKMRLTITHFEMDIEGERAEDHPRRFTSISIHYRLEGDLPEDKVRRAISLSKDKYCSVSQSLNAEISVYYSINGVRSEDPL, encoded by the coding sequence ATGCAAGCGACAGTGACATGGAACAAACAGATGGGATTTAGTGGACAGACGGAATCAGGGCATCATCTGGCGATGGATGCAGCACCAGAGAACGGTGGCGAAAATCAAGCGCCGCGACCGACTGAACTACTGCTACATGCCGTTGCCGGCTGTACCGGAATTGATATCGTTTCAATCTTAGAGAAGATGCGCTTGACGATCACCCATTTCGAAATGGATATCGAAGGAGAACGGGCAGAGGACCACCCGCGGCGTTTTACGTCGATCTCGATTCATTACCGGCTCGAAGGTGATCTCCCGGAAGATAAGGTCCGTCGCGCCATCTCGTTATCAAAGGATAAATATTGTTCGGTTTCGCAATCACTGAACGCTGAGATTTCCGTCTATTATTCGATCAATGGTGTGCGGAGCGAGGATCCTTTGTGA
- the nagZ gene encoding beta-N-acetylhexosaminidase → MKKVVLIGCLLLAGCAQETTEPTKPSQPEAKQPTEEKKPKPEPTKEERQQAKLKQQLAAMSTSEKVDQLLYIGVAGTELSAADRKLLQSHAIGGVLLLGGNITSEEQLLTFTRAIQETNQKPYAFVGIDEEGGRVSRVPDQRLRLPTSQRMAQGADTAKMEDVGRTLGHLSRFYGFNMDFAPVLDVNSNPNNPIIGDRSFSADPKTVATLGTALMHGMQETGTIPVVKHFPGHGNTSVDSHVGLPKVTASKEELKRTELLPFKEAIQEGAEMVMVAHILYPAYDDTNPSSLSKPILTDLLRQQLGFNGVIITDDLVMGAITKQYGLAEAARQSLVNGADMAMFSEAGAYAKVHAEVMQAVKDKTLTPEMLDAKVMRILKLKQMYADSQEQQRPTKSELIQQVEALN, encoded by the coding sequence GTGAAGAAAGTCGTACTGATCGGTTGCCTGTTGCTTGCAGGGTGTGCGCAGGAGACGACGGAACCAACGAAACCATCGCAACCGGAAGCGAAGCAACCGACAGAAGAAAAGAAACCGAAGCCTGAACCGACGAAAGAAGAACGACAACAAGCAAAACTAAAGCAACAATTGGCAGCAATGTCGACGTCCGAAAAGGTCGATCAACTGCTCTACATCGGAGTCGCCGGCACGGAACTTTCAGCAGCTGACCGAAAATTATTACAGTCGCATGCGATTGGCGGGGTCTTATTGCTCGGTGGAAACATTACTTCGGAAGAGCAACTCTTGACGTTCACGCGTGCGATTCAAGAGACGAACCAAAAACCGTATGCCTTCGTCGGGATTGATGAAGAAGGCGGACGCGTCAGCCGGGTACCGGATCAACGATTACGTCTACCGACGAGTCAACGGATGGCGCAAGGAGCAGATACTGCGAAAATGGAAGACGTCGGACGTACGCTCGGTCATTTGTCACGTTTTTATGGCTTCAACATGGACTTCGCGCCGGTCCTTGACGTCAACAGTAATCCGAACAATCCGATCATCGGCGACCGTTCGTTCAGTGCTGATCCGAAGACCGTCGCGACGCTTGGTACGGCTCTGATGCACGGGATGCAGGAGACGGGAACGATTCCGGTCGTCAAACATTTTCCCGGTCACGGCAATACGAGTGTCGATTCCCATGTCGGGCTACCGAAAGTGACGGCATCAAAGGAAGAATTGAAGCGGACGGAGCTGTTACCGTTTAAAGAAGCGATTCAAGAGGGCGCCGAGATGGTGATGGTCGCCCATATTCTCTATCCAGCGTATGACGATACGAATCCGTCCTCGCTCTCAAAGCCGATCTTGACTGACCTCTTGCGTCAACAACTCGGATTCAACGGTGTCATCATCACAGATGATCTCGTCATGGGGGCGATCACGAAACAATATGGTCTCGCGGAAGCGGCACGTCAGTCACTCGTCAATGGAGCTGATATGGCGATGTTTTCAGAGGCAGGTGCTTACGCAAAAGTTCATGCTGAAGTGATGCAAGCCGTCAAAGACAAAACGCTGACGCCGGAGATGCTCGATGCTAAAGTAATGCGCATCCTGAAGCTAAAGCAGATGTATGCCGACAGCCAAGAGCAACAGCGACCGACGAAATCGGAGCTGATTCAGCAAGTGGAAGCGCTCAACTAG
- a CDS encoding thiamine phosphate synthase gives MMRLHLISTGSIHPLDGIKTFHSLQPYTDQLHIREPNLSAAELLDLIDALLAHGYSPEQLTVHDRVDVAHVAGISVQLTRRSLRVRDVRRHFPNLVIGKSVHSLAEALAAEAEGADRLLYGHIYPTASKPNVPPRGIDALKQVVTFTTKPVIAIGGITPERMPEIAATGATGIAVLSGILGQSDPLAAILSYQGVRV, from the coding sequence ATGATGCGTTTACATCTGATTTCGACGGGATCCATCCATCCGCTTGACGGAATAAAGACCTTTCACTCCCTTCAACCTTATACGGATCAGCTGCATATACGAGAACCGAACTTGTCGGCAGCAGAATTACTGGATCTAATCGACGCGCTCCTTGCGCATGGTTATTCGCCTGAGCAGTTAACGGTTCATGACCGGGTCGATGTTGCCCATGTCGCAGGCATCAGTGTGCAGCTGACGCGCCGGTCCTTGCGTGTCCGTGATGTGCGACGTCATTTTCCGAATCTCGTCATCGGGAAATCGGTCCATTCACTAGCAGAGGCACTGGCAGCAGAAGCGGAAGGAGCCGACCGCCTGCTGTACGGTCATATTTATCCGACAGCGTCGAAGCCGAATGTGCCGCCACGGGGAATCGACGCCTTGAAGCAAGTCGTCACCTTCACGACAAAACCGGTCATTGCGATCGGCGGGATCACACCAGAACGCATGCCTGAAATCGCAGCGACCGGGGCAACCGGAATCGCTGTCTTATCGGGTATTCTCGGTCAATCGGATCCACTCGCCGCCATTCTAAGTTACCAGGGGGTTCGCGTATGA
- a CDS encoding FAD-dependent oxidoreductase — MTDHIIIGGGVIGLTLAYGLACQNESVVVLERGTCGQGTSRAAAGMLATDIELRAELHLLAARSRRLYPLLARRLERETGIDCGYREQPFLLKRKGREHLFPAVGQIDPRRLTTALIYALRKRGVPIEEQVDVTCIEESDDFIRVESNAGTWTGRTVTVAAGRGSQALLDTAGISIATYGVKGECLAVRLSGQSLRSILFDDAVYLVPKADGRILIGATELPHDETVGVSVVGVTSLLQAAERLYPPIRDAVIEEVWSGVRPQTASGLPYIGVADSSRQIFMATGHHRHGVLLAPATAEVLVNTLRLIQKEEVR, encoded by the coding sequence ATGACGGATCACATCATCATCGGCGGCGGAGTCATCGGGTTGACGCTTGCTTACGGTCTCGCCTGTCAGAATGAATCCGTCGTCGTCTTAGAACGCGGAACATGCGGACAAGGAACGAGCCGCGCAGCTGCCGGGATGCTCGCGACAGACATCGAGCTGAGAGCGGAATTGCATCTACTTGCCGCACGTAGTCGTCGTCTGTATCCGCTGCTTGCACGTCGTCTCGAGCGAGAGACGGGCATCGATTGTGGGTACCGGGAACAACCGTTTTTGTTAAAACGTAAAGGACGCGAGCATCTGTTTCCAGCGGTCGGTCAAATCGATCCACGACGACTGACGACTGCATTGATATATGCCTTACGAAAGCGTGGGGTACCAATCGAAGAACAAGTAGATGTTACATGCATCGAAGAGAGCGATGACTTCATCAGGGTCGAGTCGAATGCGGGAACGTGGACCGGACGAACGGTGACGGTCGCTGCTGGACGCGGGTCGCAAGCCTTGCTCGATACAGCCGGCATTTCGATCGCCACATATGGGGTCAAAGGGGAATGTCTTGCCGTCCGTCTCTCGGGTCAGTCGTTACGCTCGATCCTGTTTGATGACGCTGTCTATCTTGTGCCAAAAGCAGACGGACGAATTTTGATCGGTGCGACCGAACTGCCGCACGACGAGACGGTCGGTGTCAGTGTCGTTGGGGTCACGTCATTGCTTCAAGCAGCAGAACGACTGTATCCACCGATTCGTGACGCGGTCATCGAAGAAGTCTGGTCCGGTGTACGACCGCAAACGGCGTCCGGCTTGCCATATATCGGAGTCGCCGATTCATCCCGTCAGATCTTCATGGCGACAGGGCATCATCGGCATGGCGTATTACTCGCACCGGCGACAGCGGAAGTCTTGGTAAATACATTACGGTTGATTCAGAAGGAGGAAGTCCGATGA
- the thiS gene encoding sulfur carrier protein ThiS, producing MNITINGNDHTIEQIKTIEDMLTQLGLGEKLVIVEQNRHIIDRMAYGQTVVRNNDTFEIVHFVGGG from the coding sequence ATGAACATTACGATTAACGGCAATGACCACACGATCGAACAGATTAAAACGATTGAGGACATGCTTACGCAACTCGGCTTAGGGGAAAAGCTCGTCATCGTCGAACAGAATCGACACATCATCGATCGCATGGCGTACGGTCAGACGGTCGTTCGGAACAACGACACATTTGAAATCGTTCATTTCGTAGGAGGAGGATAA
- a CDS encoding thiazole synthase, with protein sequence MLKIGEKTFDSRLLLGTGKYTDATVQQEAIDASASQILTFAVRRLDIFDKQQANFLESLDLTKYDLLPNTAGAKTAEEAVRLAKLARASGMCDMVKVEVIGCDKTLLPDPIETLRASEELLKEGFIVLPYTSDDVVLARRLEELGCHAIMPAASPIGSGQGILNPLHLRFIIEQTTVPVIVDAGIGSPTDVAYAMELGADGVLLNSAVAHAQDPVKMAHAMRLAVEAGRFGYEAGRIEKKQYAVASSPTSGLIR encoded by the coding sequence ATGCTGAAAATTGGAGAAAAGACATTTGACTCACGGTTATTACTCGGAACGGGGAAATATACGGATGCTACGGTACAGCAAGAAGCAATCGATGCGTCCGCCTCACAAATCTTGACGTTCGCCGTCCGTCGGCTCGACATCTTTGACAAACAACAAGCGAATTTTTTGGAGTCGCTTGATTTAACAAAGTACGATTTATTACCGAACACGGCCGGTGCGAAGACGGCAGAAGAAGCCGTACGGTTGGCGAAGCTTGCGCGGGCATCCGGTATGTGCGACATGGTCAAGGTCGAAGTGATCGGTTGCGACAAGACGTTATTACCTGACCCGATTGAGACGCTACGGGCTTCTGAAGAATTACTCAAAGAAGGCTTTATCGTCTTACCGTATACGTCGGACGACGTCGTCCTTGCACGGCGACTCGAGGAACTCGGTTGTCACGCCATCATGCCGGCGGCGTCACCGATCGGCTCCGGACAAGGTATTCTCAATCCGCTCCATCTACGATTCATCATCGAGCAGACGACGGTTCCGGTCATTGTCGACGCCGGGATTGGCTCGCCAACCGACGTCGCCTATGCGATGGAACTAGGAGCGGATGGTGTCTTATTGAACTCCGCTGTCGCCCATGCTCAAGATCCGGTCAAGATGGCGCACGCCATGCGACTAGCTGTCGAAGCAGGACGTTTCGGATACGAAGCGGGACGTATTGAGAAGAAACAGTATGCGGTCGCGAGTAGTCCAACGAGTGGATTGATTCGATGA
- a CDS encoding ThiF family adenylyltransferase: MNRYSRQTRFQPIGEAGQVRLASARVLIIGMGALGTASAEQLVRAGVGVVRIVDRDYVEWSNLQRQQLYTEEDARHIVPKAIAAKARLEAINSTVAIEAHVVDVDRAALTWLLDDIDLIIDATDNFDIRLLMNDMALMRSIPWIYGGCVGSYGITFTVRPGETPCLHCLLDQLPRDQETCDTAGIIGPAVQMVASLQVTEALKWLSGQTGAMRTRLLAFDVWSNTFQQINVQSLKKTECPSCGIEPSYPYLSDQTVRFTALCGRDAVQIRGDGQRDLEQLKQRLLPVAAISAHNPYLLAFTTDEHRMVAFRDGRVLIHGEADLVKAKRLYHAYFG; encoded by the coding sequence ATGAACCGTTACTCACGGCAAACTCGATTTCAACCGATCGGGGAAGCGGGACAAGTACGCTTGGCATCAGCAAGGGTACTGATCATCGGCATGGGAGCACTCGGAACGGCGTCGGCAGAACAACTCGTCCGCGCCGGTGTCGGTGTCGTCCGAATCGTCGACCGCGACTATGTCGAGTGGAGTAATCTACAACGACAACAGCTGTATACCGAGGAAGATGCGCGTCACATCGTACCAAAAGCGATTGCCGCAAAAGCACGGCTTGAAGCGATCAATTCGACAGTCGCGATCGAAGCACATGTAGTAGACGTCGACCGGGCAGCACTGACGTGGCTTCTCGATGATATCGATCTGATCATCGATGCGACGGATAACTTCGATATTCGCTTGCTGATGAACGATATGGCGTTGATGCGTTCGATTCCGTGGATTTACGGTGGCTGTGTCGGCAGTTACGGGATCACGTTTACCGTCCGTCCCGGGGAGACGCCGTGTCTGCATTGTCTACTCGATCAATTACCACGGGATCAGGAGACGTGTGATACGGCGGGGATCATCGGACCAGCTGTACAGATGGTCGCTTCCTTGCAGGTGACAGAAGCATTGAAGTGGTTGAGCGGACAGACGGGCGCCATGCGGACGCGCTTGCTTGCGTTTGATGTCTGGTCGAATACGTTTCAACAAATCAACGTCCAGTCACTGAAGAAAACGGAGTGCCCGTCGTGCGGCATCGAGCCGTCCTATCCTTACTTATCGGATCAAACGGTACGTTTCACGGCACTGTGCGGTCGCGATGCCGTTCAAATCCGCGGAGACGGACAGCGGGATCTGGAACAGTTGAAACAACGTCTCCTGCCGGTCGCTGCGATTTCTGCTCATAATCCATATTTGCTGGCGTTTACGACGGACGAACATCGGATGGTCGCTTTTCGGGATGGACGTGTTCTGATTCATGGCGAGGCGGATCTCGTCAAAGCGAAGCGGCTCTATCATGCCTATTTCGGATAA
- a CDS encoding exonuclease SbcCD subunit D: MKWIHTADWHLGKIVHGESMLENQRAVLADFLGLVDREQPDAIVIAGDLYDRAVPPTEAVELLDETLAALILDRDIPVVAISGNHDSAERLSFGTTLLQRAGLHLVGKLTPVITPVTIKGVSFYPVPFADPATVRYVYKDETIKTHDDAMRTILAGCSPDGPSVLVGHAFVIGGLETDSERQLSVGTAGQVSASQFAPFTYTALGHLHNPLAIQSETVRYSGSLLKYSFSEAHHVKGVDVLTLNDAGTFDRRFEPLAPKRDLRELTGSLTELTDPAFVATQNTDDYLKINLTDGEALMDPMGKLKKIYPNILHLERIGFVRESTRAVKASREQVKDASVADLFSEFYEAVREKKPTEAMQAVLKEEATCAQND; encoded by the coding sequence ATGAAATGGATACATACTGCCGATTGGCATCTCGGCAAAATCGTTCATGGCGAGTCGATGCTCGAGAATCAGCGGGCGGTCTTAGCCGATTTTTTGGGACTCGTCGATCGCGAACAACCGGATGCGATCGTCATTGCAGGTGACTTGTACGACCGCGCTGTGCCACCAACGGAAGCCGTCGAACTGCTTGACGAGACGCTCGCTGCCTTGATTCTTGACCGGGATATCCCGGTCGTTGCGATCAGTGGAAATCACGATTCGGCTGAACGGTTAAGTTTCGGAACAACGTTACTCCAACGGGCCGGTCTGCATCTCGTCGGAAAACTAACGCCGGTCATTACTCCGGTCACGATTAAAGGAGTGTCGTTCTATCCAGTGCCATTTGCCGATCCTGCAACGGTTCGGTACGTGTACAAGGACGAAACGATCAAGACACATGATGACGCGATGCGGACGATCCTTGCCGGGTGTAGTCCGGACGGACCGAGTGTCCTCGTCGGTCATGCCTTTGTGATCGGTGGACTCGAGACGGATTCGGAGCGGCAATTGTCCGTCGGAACAGCAGGACAGGTCAGTGCGAGCCAATTTGCACCGTTTACGTATACGGCACTCGGTCATCTGCACAATCCGCTTGCGATTCAATCCGAGACGGTTCGTTACAGTGGATCGCTCTTGAAATATTCATTCTCGGAAGCCCATCATGTCAAAGGGGTCGATGTGTTGACGTTGAACGATGCGGGTACGTTCGATCGTCGGTTCGAACCACTTGCACCGAAACGTGATTTGCGGGAATTGACTGGAAGTCTCACTGAGCTGACAGACCCGGCGTTTGTCGCGACACAAAACACGGACGATTACTTAAAAATCAATCTAACGGATGGTGAAGCCTTGATGGATCCGATGGGCAAGCTGAAGAAAATCTATCCGAACATCCTGCACCTCGAGCGAATCGGATTCGTCCGCGAGAGTACACGGGCGGTCAAGGCGTCGCGGGAGCAAGTCAAGGATGCATCCGTTGCGGATCTGTTCAGTGAGTTCTACGAAGCGGTCCGTGAGAAGAAACCGACGGAAGCGATGCAAGCCGTCCTGAAGGAGGAAGCGACATGCGCCCAGAACGACTGA